The proteins below come from a single Beutenbergia cavernae DSM 12333 genomic window:
- the folE gene encoding GTP cyclohydrolase I FolE encodes MASPAGDGRAVRPYDAAGVERAVRDLLIAIGEDPDRDGLRETPERLARSYEEMFAGLHTDPREAVQTFFDLEHNELVIVSDIAVYSVCEHHLLPFHGVAHVGYIPAPSGHVTGLSKLARLVEAYARRPQVQERLTTQIADALVHALEPRGVVVVLECEHMCMSMRGVRKPGARTVTSAVRGALREPATRAEAMSLIRGAR; translated from the coding sequence ATGGCCTCCCCGGCCGGTGACGGTCGCGCCGTCCGCCCGTACGACGCCGCAGGTGTCGAGCGGGCGGTACGCGACCTGCTGATCGCCATCGGGGAGGACCCGGACCGCGACGGGCTCCGCGAGACCCCCGAGCGCCTCGCCCGCTCCTACGAGGAGATGTTCGCCGGGCTGCACACGGATCCCCGTGAGGCGGTTCAGACGTTCTTCGACCTCGAGCACAACGAGCTCGTGATCGTCAGCGACATCGCCGTGTACTCCGTGTGCGAGCACCACCTCCTGCCGTTCCACGGCGTCGCACACGTCGGGTACATCCCGGCCCCCTCGGGCCACGTGACCGGACTGAGCAAGCTGGCCAGGCTCGTCGAGGCGTACGCCCGCCGTCCGCAGGTGCAGGAGCGGCTGACCACGCAGATCGCCGACGCGCTGGTCCACGCGCTGGAGCCGCGCGGCGTCGTCGTCGTGCTCGAGTGCGAGCACATGTGCATGTCGATGCGCGGCGTCCGCAAGCCGGGCGCGAGGACCGTGACCTCGGCCGTGCGCGGCGCCCTGCGCGAGCCGGCGACGCGCGCCGAGGCCATGAGCCTGATCCGGGGTGCCCGCTAG
- the folP gene encoding dihydropteroate synthase: protein MPTATSVPTGLGVPGDARRTLVMGVVNVTPDSFSDGGQWLAEDVAVAHGGRLVDEGADLLDVGGESTRPGAERTPAAEELRRVRGVVERLAAAGAVVSIDTMRADVAQACVAAGAAVVNDVSGGQADVGMLDAVAALGVDYVVGHWDPSRTLTSRTPGDVTDVVVDDLAARLADARAAGIAQERLVVDPCLGFGKDASANWDLLVHLARLRELGHRVLVGGSRKRFLGEIVGADRAPRDRDHATAALTALAAAAGVWAVRVHDVGPSVDAARVAQAWIRAGGTAGTAGAAGTAGAAGIVGRTGKETRDG, encoded by the coding sequence GTGCCGACAGCGACGAGCGTGCCGACGGGGCTGGGCGTGCCGGGCGACGCGCGGCGCACGCTCGTCATGGGCGTCGTCAACGTCACGCCGGACTCGTTCAGCGACGGCGGCCAGTGGCTCGCCGAGGACGTGGCCGTCGCGCACGGGGGCCGCCTGGTGGACGAGGGCGCCGACCTGCTCGACGTCGGCGGCGAGTCGACCCGTCCCGGTGCCGAGCGCACGCCCGCCGCCGAGGAGCTGCGCCGGGTGCGCGGCGTCGTCGAGCGCCTGGCCGCGGCGGGCGCCGTCGTCAGCATCGACACGATGCGCGCTGACGTCGCTCAGGCCTGCGTGGCGGCGGGTGCGGCCGTGGTCAACGACGTGTCCGGCGGGCAGGCGGACGTCGGGATGCTCGACGCGGTCGCCGCGCTGGGCGTGGACTACGTCGTCGGGCACTGGGACCCGTCCCGCACGCTCACGTCCCGCACGCCCGGGGACGTGACCGACGTCGTCGTCGACGACCTGGCCGCACGCCTCGCCGACGCACGCGCCGCAGGGATCGCGCAGGAGCGGCTCGTCGTCGACCCGTGCCTGGGGTTCGGCAAGGACGCGTCGGCGAACTGGGACCTGCTCGTCCACCTGGCCCGGCTGCGCGAGCTCGGGCACCGGGTGCTGGTCGGCGGCTCGCGCAAGCGCTTCCTGGGCGAGATCGTGGGTGCGGACCGCGCGCCGCGGGACCGTGACCACGCCACGGCGGCCCTGACCGCCCTGGCCGCCGCGGCCGGGGTGTGGGCGGTGCGGGTGCACGACGTCGGCCCGTCCGTCGACGCCGCACGCGTCGCGCAGGCGTGGATCCGGGCGGGCGGCACGGCCGGGACCGCCGGCGCCGCCGGGACTGCCGGCGCCGCCGGGATCGTGGGCCGAACGGGGAAGGAGACACGGGATGGTTGA
- the folK gene encoding 2-amino-4-hydroxy-6-hydroxymethyldihydropteridine diphosphokinase yields the protein MVDRIRLAGIAARGFHGVLENERTEGQAFLADVTLWLDTTAAAASDDLADTVSYADVAQAVVGVLTGPPVALLETLAQRVADAVLAYPLITSVEVTLHKPQAPMPVPVDDVELTVVRSRQGVSGYPNAGPVAAPSPAPEPAAPPVVAEPAAAAAVPVAPPGAPIPDAPEPAEQPAPAAPPGVLHARPDEPVGVVLALGGNLGDVRATLRSAIAELSAVDGLDIEAVSPLARTAAVVVDGAEPQPDYLNAVVRATTVLSPHELLDVAHEVERTYGRERSGEAPWPPRTLDIDIIDVEGVVASDAALDLPHPRAHQRAFVLVPWAQLDAAAFLPGLGGGPVDVLAQTAPDRDGVRWLALDWLAPGDAERSGGEE from the coding sequence ATGGTTGACCGCATCCGGCTCGCGGGGATCGCCGCGCGCGGGTTCCACGGCGTGCTGGAGAACGAGCGCACCGAGGGGCAGGCGTTCCTCGCGGACGTGACCCTCTGGCTCGACACGACGGCCGCCGCCGCCAGCGACGACCTCGCCGACACGGTGAGCTACGCGGACGTCGCCCAGGCCGTCGTCGGCGTCCTCACCGGGCCGCCGGTCGCGCTGCTCGAGACGCTCGCTCAGCGCGTGGCCGACGCCGTGCTCGCGTACCCGCTGATCACGTCCGTCGAGGTGACCCTGCACAAGCCCCAGGCGCCGATGCCCGTGCCGGTGGACGACGTCGAGCTGACGGTCGTGCGGTCCCGGCAGGGTGTCTCGGGCTACCCGAACGCCGGCCCGGTCGCGGCACCCTCCCCGGCGCCGGAGCCCGCGGCCCCGCCCGTGGTGGCGGAACCGGCGGCCGCGGCCGCCGTCCCGGTCGCGCCACCGGGCGCACCGATCCCCGACGCCCCGGAGCCCGCCGAGCAGCCGGCGCCCGCGGCACCGCCGGGCGTGCTGCACGCCCGGCCCGACGAGCCCGTCGGCGTGGTCCTCGCGCTCGGCGGGAACCTCGGCGACGTCCGCGCCACGCTGCGGTCGGCCATCGCCGAGCTCTCCGCCGTGGACGGGCTCGACATCGAGGCGGTCTCCCCGCTCGCCCGCACCGCCGCCGTCGTCGTCGACGGTGCCGAACCTCAGCCCGACTACCTCAACGCCGTCGTGCGCGCCACCACCGTGCTGAGCCCGCACGAGCTCCTCGACGTGGCCCACGAGGTCGAGCGCACCTACGGCCGGGAGCGGTCCGGCGAGGCCCCGTGGCCGCCGCGCACGCTGGACATCGACATCATCGACGTCGAGGGGGTCGTCGCGAGCGACGCGGCGCTCGACCTGCCGCACCCGCGCGCCCACCAGCGCGCGTTCGTGCTCGTGCCCTGGGCGCAGCTGGACGCGGCGGCGTTCCTCCCCGGCCTCGGCGGCGGGCCGGTCGACGTGCTCGCACAGACCGCGCCGGACCGCGACGGCGTCCGCTGGCTCGCGCTCGACTGGCTGGCCCCGGGCGACGCGGAGAGGTCCGGCGGCGAGGAGTGA